The stretch of DNA AATTGAAAGGAGCTCACATAGTTTGCTGttgatctaaaaaaaacaatgaGGCACATTATAATTAGTTATTTTACAGATTTGACTTTTAGGCCAAATAAAAATTTATATTAAACACAACTTACTTGATTCACAAACTCTCGCCCTTGGTCTGTAAGAATGCGCAGAGGACAGCCATGCCGATAAAAAATCGTGCATAAATTTTGGGAGACTTCCTCTGCAGACTTGGTTTTCAGAGGGAAAGCCTCCACCCACTTTGAAAAATAATCTGTGGCTGTCAATATATACTTGTAGCCAGAAGGGGTCTGGGGAAGCGGACCTGTCAGATCCATTCCGACCAGCTCCCACACACCAGATACCTGTTGGTGATAGATTAAATGTTTATGAACAGAAGTAACATAGAAGTAATAAACCAACAGAATTACAATGGACAGTCACCTTGATGCAATCCAGTGTTTCGACTACCTTCAGTGGAGGTCCAACTCTTTGGCAATGGTCACATTCAGACAGCTAGAAAAGGTATTTTGTTTTATGAAATTTATAAATATTGTATATTAGAGATTGCTAACAATGAGGGAACATACCCATTTCTCAATGTCTGCAGTCATACCATGCCAATAAAATTTCGAACACAATGATTTGCGAGTTTTCACAATGCCACTGTGTCCTCCCATTTTTGAAGAATGGATTTCCCTAAAGTTGGTCCAAGCCTCCTCTTTTGATTTAATGGCTTTTCGCCTAGGCAGGGGTCCAAAGAATAGACCCCCATCTTTATTGAAAGAATTTACACATTAGTCACATGGCGTATTATCAGAAAATGTGGTGTATGCTTAAATCTTAACAACTTACCATGAATGCTGAATTTAGAGGCATATTTCCTTAGGCTTTGCCTTTGTCCTTTGGTGTAGTGCAGCGGATAGGAACCCTTGGTAAGGAGATTAAATATCTCATCCCATCTGCCTtccattttactgtaaaaaatgcaaacaaggaagtaatttgaaaattaaaacttctgatttaaaaaaaataattatacagTCAATTATGTTCATATACACTCAAAACAACCGCATGTTGAGGAAGTAAATTATTATAAATATGATGaggcagcattcaaacaatttacTTCTAAAATGTTTCTTATCTCAAGACTTAAGACATTTATTTGCCATTTGCACACGGATcaacagtccctgcacattggaATTCAGTGTTGTATGTGCACATAGTCCATGGAAGGAAGTGTTATTCCTATGATCCTCTCTGCAGACTTTATGGCTCTTTGTAGAGCTTTCCTCTCTGTCTGTGAGGTATTTCCATACTTATACCATTCTTATCTGTGTGCTTCCTTACAAAATTATGATTTATGGGTAGATACATAAAAGAAATTTGGTTTTTAACATGTTTCACTTTAACAGAGACAAATCTTTTTATGTGTTGGTTTATGTCTAGatatttttctgcttcctggtttgTAATTTTGAATCACATTCCTGCATTTTTAACACTAGAAGTCCCAGAGAAGGGTCATTTAACATTTCTACCTTTGGAACCCAGAGATGGGTCGAGTGACCTGAAGGATTTTAGCTAACATTGTATAATGAGTTATGAACagccacttttgttttgtaaataagGGTTTCCAGGTCCAGCTGTGAGCAAAGACCAGAAGCGTTTGTGTCTAAGTCAAGAGGACTGAAATTTCAACATGAGAAAAATACAAAGAACAACTTTTATTAGTTtccatgctttttatttttgtcataaaaATGATACAAAAAAATACAAGGAATAAAACAATTTCACACATATTTACACTAAGCTGCAGTGGggcgctgcatgtgtgtgtgtgtgtgtgcgtgcgagtgagTGCATTAGTCTGCACTGTCggaacatacctggcactgccatGGTATGACTCTGGTACATTTGCCACATGTATATTTGTAGCAGCCAGCACATCTCACAGTTGCACAATTGTTTGTGCAACGATGGTTGACCTGACACTTTGCCCTTTTGCCAGGGCTGGGTGTGGAAGGTTTTAGCAAAAGCAGTTTGTCCTTGCGTGCCTTCTTCTCACTCACATGACCGTCACCCAACTCTTTTGCAAGCTCAACCAGGAAGTCCACCCGTCTCTCCTGCACCTCAATGCATGCCTGATAAAGCACATGTGCATTCAGTGCTGCCATGTCAATCATGTTGTAGAACACGCCGACTGGCCATCTCCGTGTTCCTGCACGCACGCTGTACTCCCGCACCATTTGGTCCATCACATCCACAATGGCCTTAGCCATTGGCTCTCCAGCTGTGGCGTAAGGTTCTTTTGGAGTGATATGGAGACATGTCCCCACTTGTTTTTCACACCACACAGTGCCATCTTTTGAGGTCTCTGTCAGCTCACTCCCCAACCGAGCTCTCTTTTTTTGGTGgagtcgtctcctcatctgcaagATAAACAATTTTAAATTAACTTTTTGTTTGGTTCTAAATAAAAAGAGATAGCAAGGAAATGAAAATAGGTAGTTTGAGAAATCTAACCTGAAGACAGCTCAGAGTCCGAATCTGGTTGTCTTCTCCTTCTGAGTCACAAGGGTTGGCCTTGCTCACGATCAGTTCCAATGCCTGTTGAGTGGTTAGCCTCCTTTGCATTTTGTTTCTTGTCAACAAAATAGGTCCTCCACAGCACTAAAGGCTGCATGCAAATTTCTGTAGCTGTTGCAGGATGGCCCTGCAAAAAATGCTGCTGGGGGATGGGCAGACACTCTCAGGAGCAGCCACTGTCATTTTGAACTAACTTATCTCCAACATTTGAACAAGTTTAAGttgatttacagttttttttcaattagtttggctcatttctcgaaACTGAGATGACATTCTCAAAATTCAAGGTGTATTTGGCAAAATCCTCTATATGGTTTAGCGAAGCACCATGGAACAGCAGCAAAATGCCATATCTCTACCAAAACTGTGAAAACTTCTCTTATGTTTTCATGTCTCATGTTTCTAGTCCTCTCACATTTGGCTAAATGACCTGGATAATGCGGTACAACATCATGTGACTTTTGTGTGAATTCATCTCTCCTCCCCCCTGCTGATTCCTCTGGCAATGGCCACATTTGCAAATGAAGGGATGCTAATTGGAGCTATCAGAGTCATCTGTGTGGACTAAGGGTCTTTTGGATGTTGAAAATTTTGGGACTTCTAGTGTTAAACAAGTAGCAAAATAGTTTAAGCAAGCagaaaaaaagtataaaaaaactcaCTAACATAGTAGTCAGACatgttatttcatcatatttctagtcaaaaacaaaactttttcagGAGGAACACCGAATTAGAAACATGTTCATATTATATGAATCTATTAAAATAGCCCCTTTCGTCTTTAAAATGCTGACTTTAATTTCCTCACGGACTGTATAATTGTTGGtcttgtattgtttttttttacttcttgttaCTATTAATATGTTTCATAGCCGTTACATGACGTTCAGGCATCAAAGTTTAGTTGTTTCATTAAATTACGTGCAGAAATTGGCAGTCAAAAAAATGCACTGCACACTGAAAACTGTGACTAAAGTACAAAATATATCAAATAATGTGTTAACATTAAAGAATATAAATGAATTACTTACATTTTAGTCGTAGTTTAACTTTTTCGCCGATCTTTTCTAGTCCGTATGCTCATCTGACGCCTCTGTAGAATGTACTGGAGTTGTCGAGTAatgcgcatgcgcgcacatgcgcATTATCTGCAGGTATGCTCCTCTGACAGGTATGCTGTTCTGACACAACACCGGCATGCAGGTTTCATCGCGCACTGCAAAGGTGACACAGACTTCCCAACATTTCTACATTACCACTGCATCATTCATCAGCAGGCGATATGTTCAAAAGTGACCGGATTTGAGCATGTGATGACTCCTGTTGTGAAGATCATAAATAGCATCCGCTCCAAAGCCAAACAGCACAGGATATTCAAAGTGCTATTGGAGGAGCTGTCAGTGGAATATGGCGACCTGTTACTACACACAGAAATCCGATGGCTCAGCAGGGGACGGGTTTTGCAACGGTTTTTTTCacttttgtgtgaaatcaagaagTTCA from Nothobranchius furzeri strain GRZ-AD chromosome 5, NfurGRZ-RIMD1, whole genome shotgun sequence encodes:
- the LOC129156801 gene encoding uncharacterized protein produces the protein MQRRLTTQQALELIVSKANPCDSEGEDNQIRTLSCLQMRRRLHQKKRARLGSELTETSKDGTVWCEKQVGTCLHITPKEPYATAGEPMAKAIVDVMDQMVREYSVRAGTRRWPVGVFYNMIDMAALNAHVLYQACIEVQERRVDFLVELAKELGDGHVSEKKARKDKLLLLKPSTPSPGKRAKCQVNHRCTNNCATVRCAGCYKYTCGKCTRVIPWQCQVCSDSAD